The sequence below is a genomic window from Cucumis melo cultivar AY chromosome 5, USDA_Cmelo_AY_1.0, whole genome shotgun sequence.
ACTATAccctaatttttaaaatgaagtTTTTAACACTACTGTATTATGTAGTACTTCTCGTATTTTAATACATTGTTagatgatatattattttagttcattGGTCTCTTACcgttttaaatatttcatgaaAATAATGAAAGGAGAACATATGAATTTGTTTTTCATGTACTAACTACCAAACTCTAAACTCATTCCCTCTCCCAGAGtttttaacctaattttatTTTCCATCGTTTTGACGTTTTTTGTTCTCATTCTTGATTATATTCCATCTTTCAAACGATATCGTTAATGATCTAATTCTcgtatgcttttttttttctttcaaaatgaatctattatattttttatataaaaaaaatggtagtGGTTTGGCCAAAGTGTAGATCGAAATGGATATTTTGTCATGAAAATTGGATGAAGAAACAAACTTGGACTTTCCATATATTCCATCCTTccttatttataaaataaaattttatttcaatttattaaaggagaaattATTGCAAAAATAAATTGGAACTATTAaatatcaattttaatttatgacgagcatacatttttttatttattggatTTTCATCGGCAGTAGTAAATTATTTTCAATGAGGTTCGGTTTGGCCGACCAATTTGGTAGTCATTTCGTTTTTTGATTTTCAGTTTTTGAAAATGAGGGTCATAAACACTATTTTCACATCTAAATTTCTGGTTATGTTATTTGCATCTTacagaaatattttaaaaaaccaaacaaagtctataaaactaaaaaaacagTTCGATAGAACTAGTCGTGTTTGTACTTGAGAGATTTATacaatattgtaaaaaaaatgaaaagaaaatctcTAAATTTGCCATCGAGCTTAGTCACTGACACATTATGTACATGAAGAGACCAATATATATCGAATTTAAATCCTTcgtacttaaaaaaaatatataaaatctcTAAATTGGCTTAAGGACAATCGAACATTTTACACATGTCAATATTAGATTTGTTTCTTTTGTCTTTAAtctttctttatgttatttcccttttttttcaaaaaaatctcTCTTTCTCACTTTGGTAATGTTTGCTTTGATAATTTTCTTTAATCTCTCAATTCAAAAATCAAAGAGGGGATATTCGTTGagattaaataataaattcCATTCGTTTGTTTGAATCAAATTAATCGAAATAtaatattcaaataaatcatcTTTAGTAGTtaccaaataattttttttttttttttataaaaaatgactcatttccaaaacaaaacattaaaaagttaaatcaaacacaaaaaaTAGAGTACCTGACAACCAACCAATTCAAACAAGTCCTGAACCTCGTTGTCTAATCGGTTTGTGGattaatataatgaaattaaaaagaaaaaagtgaacatttttatatttcctatgttttcttaatttgcaagttttttttttcctttttatgaaaaatacaaaaaaagcaaaaaattaaaaaaataaaataaaaagagagtATAGTTAGGGAATAAAAAAGGGTGGCAAATGGGATTATAAGAAGAGAATAATGATAAGGTGTAGTGTGGGAGTGAAAAAGATCACATGGTTGACAGCCTTGTCAAATTAGGGCCACCAAAGAGATCATATCACACACAATCTCTCGACCCCACTCTAGACTATGATAAGTTTGGTGAGGAACTTTACACCAAAATTTGTAGGTCACAACAACCATAATTACCAAAACTTTACCCCTCCTTAATCTtaaagattaaaaagaaaaatggtctAACGTCCAGAaaaatcgacaaaatatttacctttttttttttgtacattttattggttttctataatgtaaatagtttatttttttaattaaaaaaaacccaaaaaaatGTCTCctaagtaaaaataaaattaagaaaaaatgggctttattatatatatattttttttgtcaaaatagaatatttgataaaatgttTAGCCTTCatgaatataataaattttgtgttttgttatatgaagttgaaatagtttgtcaattttttttttctattttcgaaaaaCATGAAAGAAACTATTTAAACTCAATTAAccattaaataacaaaattattgtacttgatttttttttataaaaatataaatattttgttaatttttctttatttttgacaatttttttaaataaagaaaacacgaaatgaaattaagaaaacaaaaacaaaaatgatcTAATTCAATGCGACTTAAGAAAAAATACATGACTATTTAGCTAATTGTTGATTAATGAAAAATCACTtgaataaacaaaataataataagaacaacAATCACTTTCAAAGTGTGATCTTGTGTAGTTAGTCGATTAATCAAGACTCGATCAAAAAATTTTGTACTTAAAACAGCCAATATAGagtatattaaataaataaattattaatttaagcATAATTGAATAGACAATATTTGAATTAAAgatcaatttttaatttttctttgttgaactcaaaataataatcgaaaaaaaatactttttcaaaatcattttaTTGAAGGGataaactatttttaaaagtttggaGAAGTGATAAGTAAAGGGGGGGAGGGGGCGTGTGTTCCGAAATGAAAAAATCGCGGGCCAACCGTGTAGGACCCACCTTTGCAGGCCCCTTATCCGAGCTGGACAGCTCACCTACGACGATTTCTTCACTCCATGTGATTCTCTCAAAGCAAATTCcttaaacaaataaattatttttttttgccctttttccaaatatattttgcccatttttgaaattaaatcataaattaaAAAGCTAAGGGAATTTGTTTTTAATCTAAGTTGACcattttttaaaggaaaaaaaaaaaaatcatttcgaTGTATATAACCTCATAGTTAAAGTCTAaagtattaattaattaaatctattatttttatcgtttcaagtttattcaattttttaatattaaaatccgtctcttaaaattaaaattgattaaataataatactatatttttataaaaataagacgtttcacaaaatatttacgtttAAGTTTGtttactaaaaaataaatacattctcataatttataattaaaatactaTGTATAGtaaaaagtttttattttttaaatgaacAATAAACTAGCATTTGAGTTACTGATTACTTTTAGGATTTacaagtttaaattttttacttgTTTTTAATTATCATTTTCTAACATTACCTTGtacaaattaatttatatatttatggagTGGAAGTTTAAAATCAATCTTGAAAACGAAGAAAAAGAATGAAgcttgattaattatattttttaaattttattttaaattaattaataaacacgaaaaattgaaaatatttagtGAACAACcgaatttttaaaatatttagttaACAACTAAATGTTAAAATTGTATATCACGAAATTTAAGGATTAAATCCAAACAAATCTCGTATCAAAAggtaaaattacaaaatttttaaagttgtaaattaaatttaaattaattttaaataaaaaattataacattTGAAAACCTACTACAAATAAAAACTAGAccattgacaaaaaaaaattatttgtaatgatatcaatttaaactcaaAACTTCTAAAATTATATACTACGCTCTTTATTACATGTTTgtttgaaaagaaaagtttatgtcgaatttataattatatcaattataCTTTCATTTAGTTTTTAAGATAAAATTGCTCATAAATTCATCAAATCGTCAATCATGTAAAAACAACAATTAGAGACGACTATGTAATGGGAAAATTAATACATTgataatttttagaaataattgtaataaagaatttaagaaaatttaattatcttaaattataaaaatgaaacttgGAAGAGGAAAAAAGTGATAGAATTATAAAATTTTTAGTGTTTAAATATGGATATAATAAAATCCaagattttaattaattcaaccCTAAAGATTAGggatataatttattatttaccGAAATATTTTGCCCCTttcaactctctctctctctatatatataaaaggctAGCATGGTAATTTCACACAAAAATTAAATTCCTTCAAACGGCCGAAATCCGAAAAAGTGaaataggaaaaaagaaaatagaaaaaagaaaaagaaaaaaagaacgcCTTGTTTGGCCGCGTCTGTGTCAGCTTGTTCAACATTCTCCACTCCATTTCTCCCTCTAGAATTCggaccattattctctctttatCTAGAGAGAGAAAGTAGAAGAATTTTGATTTATCATCAATCTCAAAAGAATTAGGATTTTAATTTTGAACCCATCATCATAACCCTTTTTCTTGTTTATCCTTtgattcctttttttttttttttttttttttttttttttattctaagcGTTTTTGATTTCGGATACTTTGATTACTGATTTTTTCCATTTCAATGTCAACCCCTACTCCGGCGCCGACGTCTCCGCCGGCGACCAATACGACGTCCCCACCGCCACCAACCCCTACTGCTCCGCCCCCATCGACTCCAGCACAACCGCCGCCGTCCACTACACCACCACCAACTACCACTCCGTCGCCACCTCCGCCTTCCACTGCATCGCCACCCGCTCCTTCGCAGCCTCCGCCAACTTCCGCACCACCTCCGGCCACCCCATCACGGCCTCCGCCGTCTACTCCAGAGCCCGCCCCGCCCACTGCTTCTCCTTCACCTCCGGCTTCCACTCCTCCGCCGTCCAGACCTTCGAGTTCTCCACCTCCTACGTCTTCTACTACCCCTCCGTCTCCCCCAACTGGCCGTAGTCCGCCGCCTCCGAGTTCTCATACGCCGTCTACTCCGTCCAGaactcctcctcctcctccctcAACGCCGTCCTCCTCCTCGTCTAATATATCAACCGGACTTGTCGTCGGGATAGCAATTGGTGGAGTGGTAATTGTTCTTCTGCTGAGTATATTATGCCTTTGTTGtacaaagaaaagaagaagacgaCGGGATGAAGAGGGATTTTATCCACACCCTCCGCCTGACCCTAAAGGTAAAATGATCGCCGGAAATTTGATAATTTCAGAGTACTCAAAATTTTTAGGGTTTATTGACATCTTATTGTTCTTTCTTTGAATTGATCAAATTCTAATTCGCTacattgtttctttttcaatCCATTGAAGTTCTGATTTCATGGTTCTTGTACTGTAATCTGCGATGGCCTTTAATGAGATCATTGGTTTATTTGCATCCTACATTTTAGATGACCTTATTTGTttgaactatttttttttattacagtTGACCCTTATGCTGGTCAGCAGCAATGGCAGAACAATGCTCCTCTGCCGCCTGATCCTTTAGTTGGGATGGTGCCGAAGCCATCTCCTCCACCGGTAGTTGCATCCCGACCCCCGCATTCACCAACCGGCGTTCGTCCTCCACTTCCACCTCCGCTCTATATGAGTAGCAGTGGAGGTTCGGGCTCTATGTATTCTGGGCCTGAAACACCGCTCCCTCCGCCACCTCCCCCTCATATGGCCTTTGGTTTCTCAAAGAGTACTTTTACTTATGAGGAATTGGCAATGGCCACGGACGGCTTCTCGGATGCGAATCTCCTTGGACAAGGTGGATTTGGATATGTGCATAGGGGAGTTCTTCCCAATGGTAAGGAAGTTGCTGTCAAGCAATTGAAAGCTGGGAGTGGACAGGGCGAACGAGAATTTCAAGCCGAAGTTGATATCATCAGCCGAGTTCATCATAAACATCTTGTTTCTTTGGTTGGATATTGCATAACTGGGTCTCAAAGATTGCTTGTTTATGAGTTTGTTGCTAACAACACTTTGGAGTTCCATTTACATGGTAATGCTATAGCCACATTTCATTAGAAGTTAGTTCTACTAAAGTTTTATGCGTTGTTTGTTATGATTGTATAGCTTCTTCCTTGCAGGTAAAGGGCGGCCGACTATGGATTGGCAGACAAGACTCAAAATTGCTTTAGGATCAGCAAAAGGACTAGCTTATATTCATGAGGATTGTAAGTTATCTTATGTTTCTGTTTTATGGTAATTTGATAGAATTGACAATATGGATATGTTTAAGGAATCTAGTTTACCTTTTTGTTAATTAGGTCACCCAAAAATCATTCATCGCGACATTAAAGCTGCTAACATATTGTTGGATTTCAAGTTTGAAGCAAAGGTATTGATGTTTAGTTTTACTCGTTGaaatgtaattttctttttgttctggCTGGAAACTGAGTTCACATTTGTCAATCATTTATACTGCTCTGATTCGACATTGAAAGTAGATCATCTCCATTCGGAAACTTAAAGGATCTGTCATATTCTTCTTGTTCTGATGACCAATCTGACTTGTTTTACTAGGTTGCTGATTTTGGACTTGCAAAGTTTACCTCTGATGTCAATACCCATGTATCAACTCGAGTGATGGGTACTTTTGGGTATGGCCTTTCTCGAATCCtgttattttcaaatttcatcgGAGGAAGATCACCCTTTACTTCTTATTGTGTTTTTATAATGAATTAAGTACCATGTCAATACCCTTGAGTGAGAATAATTTCTAGTATCATTGTTGATATTTTCATCGTGAATGTCTCTCTTCCAAAAAAAATCGCCCAAATGAAATTCCACACTCGAGCATGAGCAGTGTTTCGAGATGCTATACACAATCTGATAGATTCCTAAATATGTTGATCAAATCTTTCGTTATTTTCTTCTCAATCTCTTCCACTCTGCATTCAGGTATCTTGCTCCAGAGTATGCCTCGAGCGGCAAACTTACTGAGAAATCAGATGTTTTCTCCTTTGGAGTTATGCTTTTAGAGTTGATTACCGGTCGTCGACCAGTCGATATGAGTAATACTGCTATGGAAGATAGCCTCGTAGACTGGGTAAGTTCTAGTATTGTCCATGGATGATCGTCGTAATCTTTTCTGAAGCTTCACTGTTTTCATTTCTGTTGCTCTCAATGTGATCATGCAAATTGTAAACATTGTAAACCATTTCCATTTCAGGCTAGGCCGCTAATGAACCGAGCTTTAGAAGATGGAAACTTCGATGTTTTGGTTGATCCAAGGCTGCAGAACAACTACAACCACAATGAAATGGCTCGCATGGTTGCCTGTGCTGCTGCTTGTGTTCGTCATTCTGCCAAGCGTCGACCACGAATGAGTCAGGTAACCACAGTTAAAAACCTCCAATGATGCTCTCAACGTATGTGTATAATATACTGAACCACTGCAACTGTTAACCGAGCAGGTAGTACGAGCGCTCGAAGGAGACTCTTCACTATCGGATCTCAACGAAGGAGTGAAACCCGGGCAGAGCTCGATGTACAGTTCTCATGGAAGCTCAGACTACGACACCCATCAGTACAACGAGGACTTGAGAAAGTTTAGAAAGATGGCACTGGGAAGCACAGAATATGGAGCGAGCAGCGAATACAGCGGACCAACGAGCGAGTACGGGCTGTATCCATCGGGATCAAGCAGCGAAGGGCAAACCACAAGAGAAATGGAGACGAGAACAGCAAAGAAAGAGAGTGGAGGCTTTAGTGGACGCTCTTGAAACAAACAAAGGctttgttttaaattttctatgtAAAGAAACAAACACAGGCTGTTATTTTGACTTTGATTgttacaaaagaagaaaaaaaaaagacatcaTTTTCATATTGAATTAACccattttttttcccttcctttGGATATCTTGTTTTCACattgtatttattattgttattattaatattatttgcTTATAATACAAATTACAAGTAACATGGTTCTTCATTTGCCTTAGGCATATTCTCCAACTTGTCATATGACTTATTCCTTGTATGGacaatattatttttgtttaaatttttgtcATCATTGGAGTTGCATGTTATtatatactatatttaaaatttttaatactCTATTTTAATCCATGAATTTTGTTCTAGAAAGTTattgttgtattttttaataattcGAACATAAATCTAATCTTAAAAGTAGAAATTGAAAGAATTCAAACTTAAAGCCAAAATTGTACAAAAGGCAAAGTAAGATGAACTTGGTGGAAAATTTCAAGCACAAGTTTATTTCGAGTGTGACTTAATTCTTAaataattttagttattaatttattattattattgaaggctagttatttttattttgaaatggACTTGTTCAATAACTTCCTATCACAGGGACTTCAACCTTTTCTTAACTTTATATGTAATTCCCAATGtatatttctttatttctaAACTTGAAGCTTTTTTACCCCCTTAAAAGATAATATGAAATAGATACTAATTCCAATTTGAAGTATTTGATTGTTTAAAAGAATTAATCGAGTTTAATGGAAATTTACACTTTCAATTCGTGTATAAGATAGATCATAAATTTTTGAGAATATTGATCAAAGACATTTTAAGTCACAAAATTACAATTTCAAGCCTTTATTGGGCATGAAATTAAAAGTGTATAATAGATTTAGAAACTGTCCGATTTTGTGCTAATATGTCCGTGATatctttaaaattataaaaattttattgatctattagatataaatttaaattttacacCCGACAACCCTaatgaagaattcaaaatttcagtgaattcattaactaaaaaaattgaatagaacaaaagaacaaaatacAAAGACTTAATagaacaaaatcaaaataaaacaacaaaattcaGGGCCTAGAGTTCAATTACAACAAGAGGCTGCTTTTTTTgttccccttttttttttctttccgtAATACAAAGCTAAATATAAACCTATGAactaaaatcaaattttaaaaatacaaaaataaaagagattgttattaataggaaaaaaaaattgaaaccattttcacatatagcaaaaaaaaaaacttaaacggtctatagtgaatTTGATAGGCTTTGCTGTATTTCATTAAAACAGGGCATGATGATTGATTGAAACACACAAAAGAGATTGCACAAATGTGGCTTAGAAATATCTTCACAGTCTATTATAAAGGGAACAAATCAGCATATTCCTCAGTCCAATGTGATGAATcgaaaaaaagggaaaaagaaaggcTGAGATTGGGAAGATAGGTCTCAAAATCTCTTATCTTTCTTTAAAAGGATTAAAAGAAGTAAACCATTGCTTCCAAGGAGCATCATTTTGTTGCTCAAACCATGACAAAAAAGCACTGTCCAACAAGCAGAACATATTAACATAGAGGAGTTGGTACCTCACTGGCACGTATCGGAAGTTTGCAACCTGAATGATCGGCCACACCGTACCTGACAAGATGAATGCGGGGAGGACGTCCCTCTTCAAGTCTTCTTTCACTTCAGCAACGTCTTTACCGTTGGCAAATCCCATATAACTGAAGAAGAAGACTAAATCGATTGGGCCAAAGATTAGACCATCCATTGCCAGTTTTGCCCCAACAAATTTGGCTGATTTTGGCTGTAGCTGAAGTTTTAGCCTTATAAATCTGTCCAAGCCTTCATACCTGTCAAAGGATCAGATGTCTTAGGAATCTGTGTATACACATAATGTACGAGTTGAGAAAAAGCATTTTACATCAATCGTTCCAATGAAGAATAGTACTTTACATCCCAAGGAAAATTTTATATGACCTAATATTAACAAATTGAGTGAATTATATTTAAACCAGCATTAATAAGTTGAGCCTAAATAACATGTCCCAAAATTTGAGTTTGCTAAACCTAAAGCCAAAAGGTTATATAAACTCAAGCACTATGACACTCCCCCACCTTTTTTTCTCTGAAGAGAgtcagaaatctcgtgtggaataAGGTGCAAGCACATCGCAACCAAAACCCAATTAGCCGCTTTGCTCTAGCACTGAGATTTCTCATCATTCCCTCTTTGAAAGcccaaaccctaaaccctaatttTCAAACAGATTGATCGATGCCATAGGCTTATGAAATCCCCTTTTAACACTCCCTATTAGAGTTTACAAATTATATATCCACAAACCAAACTCGTGATATATTAAACGCATGTCCTTAAAAGATATTTCCTTGTACAACCCAAACACAAGTTGCACAATCACAGGGAGACATGAGTGGAAAATACAGATAATGCGACCACATATCAAATATCCACCCATATACTCGGAAATCAAAGTTCAGAATTAACGCAGCGATTCTTGTAGTAACAAAGATGATAGATATGGCCAAAAGTTGAAAAGGCAAAGATAAAGGAAACAAACCACATGTGGCCGACTGGTCCAACAAAACCGAATCCAAACATGCTTGTGATTCCAACACGTTTCCAGTTGATTTTGAACTCTTCTACAGCATCTGACTacataaaaaataacaataataatataagagcACCACGTAGCAACTACTTCCGATAAAAACCAGAGACAGTTCAGGTGAAATAAAAGAGCAAAACTAAAATATGAAAATAGAACAAAAAATAGACGATTGCTTTAGGATCTATTGTGTAATCTCAGTCACAGATTTAAAAACTTGATTATAGATCTAGAGCTGCAAACGGCATCTCTTCTCTATGGTCAGAAAAGGATTATATCCAGTTTACACTTACACACAGCAGCGTTAAAAAATTTATAGTCAAGATAATCATGCCAAACTTGAACTACAAGCAGGTAAGTAGGTAGTGAACTGACAAGAAGATTGACAATTAAGAAACTGTTATTTGATGGATGTACAAGAATGAGGTTCAACCATTAGCAAGAGGCAGTAGGCCTCAAAGGGGCAAGAGGAGCAGAACACAACAGTCAGCAGAAGGATATAGAGATAGATTACAAAAGATCCCCATGAAACGGATCACAAAAGACCCGTACAATTGAAGAGGAGGTAAGAATAGctaaagagaaggaaaagaggGAACATTTGCACCAAGAAACGACCAAATTAaatatatcataaaaaaaagaTCTGAGTTAGGTGGTTCCTTGTCTTGAAAAATCCTactgtttcttttttctaaaagaattcTCCTACTTCTAGAAGAATTTTCTCTCCTTGAAGGGATGTCCCCCAAGAGTGAAATTCAGCATCTGCGGTGGTTCTAAGTAAAATTCTCGCAGAATACTCCTTACTTCAGAAATTCTGAATTAAGGAAAAAGATTGGATGAAATTTGATACTAGCTTTTAAGAATAGTAATTTTTGGATAACTCTTGAAAGTGGTTCTAAGTAATTTAAGAATTTCCAAATTCCTACCAAAAAAGAATCTAACTAGACGATACAAAGAACGTGAAAATGCCTTTAATTAGCCTAATACACATTTCACCATTCCAAAACCTAAATCAGACTCAACTGAAGACTACATTGAACAGATAAATATTACCTTAAAAAAGTTGCCAGAAACTGAGAACAAATATCCTTCCTATACATTCAGACACGAAATGATATCCCGCAGCCCAAGAAATTCAATTAATCAAGAAACTTCAAAAATTCACTGAAGGCAACAAAATAGCATTGACCTGAATATGCAATCAAGAAAACACATGAACAAAACCCTTTTCCTTTCCCTTATTAATTTCACAAAAGAAAAGATCACATAAACAGTAATTTCTTGCCTCAACAGAAGCAGATTCTCGGCTAAAACTAgcaaaaacaagaaaaatataCATTTCATGGCTCCAAACCGGAATCAGCACAAAACCAAGACAAGAACAGAAAAAAGAATCAAGTCAACAAGAAAACTCCGATCAATGAAAACAAAAACCCCTTAGCACAAATAAGGAGTCAAGAAAGACAACCCAATAAAATTACTATAAAACCGAAAAGGAAAATGAAGGGATTGATGCTCACAGAAGTTGGAAGATGGGTTTTAGCGGCGGAGTGAGTAATGTACTGAGCTGCAATGTCGCCAGTACCCCATAAAAAGCCGGAACTGATGACTTGGGTCTTGACTGGATGGAAGGTGAGACAGTTCTGATACCATTTCCAGAGCCTAAACATGGTGAAAGGGATTCAGAGAAAGGAAAATTTATGGGAAGAAGAAGT
It includes:
- the LOC103497793 gene encoding proline-rich receptor-like protein kinase PERK1; this translates as MSTPTPAPTSPPATNTTSPPPPTPTAPPPSTPAQPPPSTTPPPTTTPSPPPPSTASPPAPSQPPPTSAPPPATPSRPPPSTPEPAPPTASPSPPASTPPPSRPSSSPPPTSSTTPPSPPTGRSPPPPSSHTPSTPSRTPPPPPSTPSSSSSNISTGLVVGIAIGGVVIVLLLSILCLCCTKKRRRRRDEEGFYPHPPPDPKVDPYAGQQQWQNNAPLPPDPLVGMVPKPSPPPVVASRPPHSPTGVRPPLPPPLYMSSSGGSGSMYSGPETPLPPPPPPHMAFGFSKSTFTYEELAMATDGFSDANLLGQGGFGYVHRGVLPNGKEVAVKQLKAGSGQGEREFQAEVDIISRVHHKHLVSLVGYCITGSQRLLVYEFVANNTLEFHLHGKGRPTMDWQTRLKIALGSAKGLAYIHEDCHPKIIHRDIKAANILLDFKFEAKVADFGLAKFTSDVNTHVSTRVMGTFGYLAPEYASSGKLTEKSDVFSFGVMLLELITGRRPVDMSNTAMEDSLVDWARPLMNRALEDGNFDVLVDPRLQNNYNHNEMARMVACAAACVRHSAKRRPRMSQVVRALEGDSSLSDLNEGVKPGQSSMYSSHGSSDYDTHQYNEDLRKFRKMALGSTEYGASSEYSGPTSEYGLYPSGSSSEGQTTREMETRTAKKESGGFSGRS
- the LOC103497800 gene encoding uncharacterized protein LOC103497800 — protein: MFRLWKWYQNCLTFHPVKTQVISSGFLWGTGDIAAQYITHSAAKTHLPTSSDAVEEFKINWKRVGITSMFGFGFVGPVGHMWYEGLDRFIRLKLQLQPKSAKFVGAKLAMDGLIFGPIDLVFFFSYMGFANGKDVAEVKEDLKRDVLPAFILSGTVWPIIQVANFRYVPVRYQLLYVNMFCLLDSAFLSWFEQQNDAPWKQWFTSFNPFKER